A single Eriocheir sinensis breed Jianghai 21 unplaced genomic scaffold, ASM2467909v1 Scaffold367, whole genome shotgun sequence DNA region contains:
- the LOC126991933 gene encoding uncharacterized protein LOC126991933 encodes MASEGAGEPQGGSPIGNLLCGSWELAQKILENLSFYEVAKLRLVCRTWADVGEMILAKRRPLHYLTTHPHCIPTTLGKVALAETSAVSLFDGFFSHIVSKPRYCLAFCNANWLSRTDVFETTDKSGKKVPLTLAEYLHKALPPSCELGVILATGIIGTVETAYQGNWLERAQTLNQEIFDFLEGAEDEDATQGQPSKRIRRENENRNKEEAEKKTKKMLKPWKSNVGYSIEVEQYSPFMLEADAVSILTIPYHPGVRVNFFNISSQKFYSDFRGGRASAKKNLVISEKEFNEMLSLSANEHMTALLLFETCYDNDFTNGFVKAALNREDYKVALGGGVADAFQTGRSGKFAPVTDQIFGVAVSGPNIMAASVVIPENVDNPRHLGRYMKMLKSCEFPERQSVAFMFTCCGRGHSSWQPIPNFNYENVESKAFRKVFPNTPIFGFFGRGELGITYLPRFPEGEETAPVKRKKKPFHQFSTIIVLLSFL; translated from the exons ATGGCCTCAGAGGGCGCGGGGGAGCCCCAGGGCGGCTCGCCCATCGGGAACCTGCTGTGCGGCTCCTGGGAGCTGGCGCAG AAAATCCTTGAAAACCTGAGCTTCTACGAGGTGGCCAAGCTGAGGCTGGTGTGTCGCACCTGGGCCGATGTCGGGGAGATGATCTTGGCCAAGCGGCGGCCCCTGCACTACCTCACCACCCACCCCCACTGCATCCCCACCACGCTCGGAAAG GTTGCCCTGGCGGAAACATCAGCTGTCTCCCTATTCGATGGGTTCTTTTCACACATAGTGAGCAAGCCGAGGTACTGCCTGGCCTTTTGCAATGCCAATTGGCTCAGCAGGACAGATGTCTTTGAAACCACTGACAAATCAGGAAAGAAGG TTCCCCTCACCCTTGCTGAGTACCTTCACAAGGCTCTGCCACCGTCATGTGAGCTGGGAGTGATATTGGCCACAGGCATCATCGGCACTGTGGAGACGGCCTATCAGGGGAACTGGCTGGAGCGTGCACAGACCTTGAACCAAGAGATATTCGACTTCCTTGAAGGCGCTGAGGATGAGGATGCAACCCAGGGTCAGCCCTCCAAGCGCATTCGGAGGGAGAATGAAAACAGGAACAAGGAAGAGGCCGAGAAAAAGACCAAAAAGATGTTAAAGCCCTGGAAATCCAATGTGGGGTACAGCATCGAGGTGGAGCAGTACAGCCCGTTCATGTTGGAGGCTGACGCTGTCTCCATCCTCACCATTCCCTACCACCCGGGCGTCAGGGTCAACTTCTTCAACATCTCGTCGCAGAAGTTTTACTCAGATTTT CGTGGAGGCAGAGCATCGGCCAAGAAGAACCTTGTGATATCTGAGAAGGAGTTCAATGAGATGTTATCCCTGTCTGCCAATGAACACATGactgccctcctcctctttgagACCTGCTATGACAACGACTTCACTAATGGATTTGTCAAGGCAGCTCTGAACAG GGAGGATTACAAGGTGGCTCTGGGCGGTGGTGTGGCTGACGCATTCCAGACTGGACGCTCCGGGAAGTTTGCCCCTGTCACGGACCAGATCTTTGGGGTGGCGGTGAGCGGCCCCAACATTATGGCAGCCTCTGTAGTGATCCCTGAGAATGTTGACAATCCAAGGCACCTCGGACGCTACATGAAGATG CTAAAGTCTTGTGAATTCCCGGAGAGGCAAAGCGTGGCCTTCATGTTTACTTGCTGTGGCCGAGGTCACAGCTCCTGGCAGCCCATCCCAAACTTCAA CTATGAGAATGTGGAGTCCAAGGCATTCAGGAAAGTCTTCCCGAACACTCCAATCTTTGGGTTCTTTGGCCGTGGGGAGCTCGGCATCACATACCTCCCCAGGTTTCCGGAGGGTGAAGAGACGGCACCagtcaagaggaaaaaaaagccctTCCATCAGTTCTCCACCATCATCGTACTTCTCTCATTCCTATGA